A region of Arabidopsis thaliana chromosome 5, partial sequence DNA encodes the following proteins:
- the CAT3 gene encoding cationic amino acid transporter 3 (cationic amino acid transporter 3 (CAT3); FUNCTIONS IN: cationic amino acid transmembrane transporter activity; INVOLVED IN: transport, amino acid transport, N-terminal protein myristoylation, transmembrane transport; LOCATED IN: mitochondrion, membrane; EXPRESSED IN: 22 plant structures; EXPRESSED DURING: 13 growth stages; CONTAINS InterPro DOMAIN/s: Cationic amino acid transporter (InterPro:IPR015606), Amino acid/polyamine transporter I (InterPro:IPR002293), Amino acid permease domain (InterPro:IPR004841); BEST Arabidopsis thaliana protein match is: cationic amino acid transporter 2 (TAIR:AT1G58030.1); Has 38084 Blast hits to 35759 proteins in 2388 species: Archae - 606; Bacteria - 30262; Metazoa - 2092; Fungi - 3272; Plants - 541; Viruses - 0; Other Eukaryotes - 1311 (source: NCBI BLink).), producing MGCLRSLVRRKQFDSSNGKAETHHHHQQLAKALTFPHLIAIGVGSTIGAGVYILVGTVAREHSGPALALSFLIAGISAALSAFCYAELSSRFPSAGSAYHYSYICIGEGVAWLIGWALILEYTIGGSTVARGISPNLAMIFGGEDCLPTILARHQIPGLDIVVDPCAAVLVFIVTGLCCLGVKESTFAQGIVTTANVFVMIFVIVAGSYLCFKTGWVGYELPTGYFPYGVDGMLTGSATVFFAYIGFDTVASMAEEVKNPRRDLPLGIGISLLLCCLLYMMVSVVIVGLVPYYAMDPDTPISSAFSSHGIQWAAYLINLGAVMALCSALMGSILPQPRILMAMARDGLLPSYFSYVNQRTQVPINGTITTGVCAAILAFFMDVSQLAGMVSVGTLVAFTMVAISLLIVRYVVPPDEVPLPSSLQENSSSHVGTSIRSKQPLLGKVDDSVVDKENAPGSWVLNKKNRRKFAGWSIMFTCIGNFLLSYAASSFLLPGLLRYSLCGVGGLFLLVGLIVLICIDQDDARHSFGHSGGFICPFVPLLPIVCILINMYLLVNLGAATWVRVSVWLFLGVVVYIFYGRRNSSLVNAVYVSTAHLQEIRRTSGHSLA from the exons ATGGGTTGTTTAAGAAGCTTAGTAAGAAGGAAACAATTCGACTCTTCAAATGGCAAAGCAgagactcatcatcatcaccaacaGCTTGCAAAAGCGTTGACCTTTCCTCACTTGATTGCCATTG GTGTTGGATCAACAATTGGAGCAGGGGTTTATATTCTTGTGGGAACAGTAGCTAGAGAGCATTCAGGACCTGCTCTTGCTTTATCCTTCCTTATAGCTGGAATTTCTGCTGCCCTTTCTGCGTTTTGTTATGCGGAACTATCTAGTCGTTTTCCCTCTGCTGGGAGTGCCTATCATTATTCTTACATTTGCATTGGTGAAGG TGTTGCGTGGTTGATTGGCTGGGCGCTGATTTTGGAATACACAATTGGTGGTTCAACAGTTGCCCGCGGCATATCTCCAAATCTG GCAATGATTTTCGGTGGTGAAGATTGTCTGCCTACAATATTAGCTCGTCATCAAATCCCAGGCCTTGATATTGTTGTTGACCCGTGTGCTGCTGTGCTAGTGTTCATTGTAACAGGACTTTGTTGCCTTGGAGTAAAGGAG AGCACATTTGCTCAGGGAATTGTAACAACAGCAAATGTCTTTGTCATGATATTTGTCATAGTAGCTGGAAGCTATTTGTGTTTCAAGACAGGTTGGGTTGGTTATGAACTTCCAACGGG GTATTTTCCTTACGGGGTTGATGGAATGCTTACTGGATCTGCTACTGTCTTCTTTGCCTACATCGGGTTTGATACAGTTGCAAGTATGGCAGAGGAG GTGAAAAATCCCCGGCGGGATTTACCGCTCGGTATTGGGATTTCGCTCCTGCTTTGTTGTTTGCTGTACATGATGGTGTCTGTTGTTATTGTTGGTTTAGTGCCGTATTATGCTATGGACCCTGACACTCCAATATCATCCGCATTTTCTAGTCATGGAATTCAATGGGCTGC atatttgataaatttaggtGCTGTCATGGCTCTCTGTTCTGCATTAATGGGCTCCATTCTCCCTCAG CCGCGGATTCTGATGGCAATGGCTAGGGATGGTCTCTTGCCTTCATATTTCTCATATGTGAATCAACGCACGCAGGTTCCAATTAATGGCACCATAACCACTGGTGTTTGTGCAGCAATCTTAGCTTTCTTTATGGATGTTTCGCAACTGGCGGGAATG GTGAGTGTCGGGACACTTGTTGCATTTACAATGGTTGCAATATCATTGTTGATAGTCAGATATGTTGTTCCTCCAGATGAG GTACCTCTTCCCTCATCACTTCAAGAAAACTCATCCAGTCACGTCGGAACTTCCATCCGTAGTAAACAACCTTTACTTGGCAAAGTGGATGATTCAGTTGTCGATAAGGAAAATGCTCCAGGAAGTT GGgttctcaacaaaaaaaacagacggAAATTTGCTGGTTGGAGCATTATGTTCACTTGTATTGGAAACTTCCTTTTAAGCTATGCAGCGTCAAGCTTCCTCTTGCCAGG ACTCCTCCGATATTCTCTATGTGGTGTTGGTGGATTGTTCCTTCTTGTCGGTTTGATTGTTCTGATTTGCATAGATCAGGATGATGCTAGACACAGTTTTGGGCATTCTGGAG GCTTCATTTGCCCGTTTGTTCCGCTTTTGCCTATAGTTTGCATTCTTATCAACATGTATCTCTTGGTAAACCTTGG AGCTGCGACGTGGGTTCGTGTATCGGTTTGGCTGTTCCTCGGAGTGGTTGTTTACATTTTCTATGGGAGAAGAAACAGCTCTCTTGTGAATGCTGTTTATGTCTCCACTGCTCATCTCCAGGAGATTCGTCGCACTTCTGGACATTCTTTGGCTTAA